One window of the Rhipicephalus microplus isolate Deutch F79 chromosome 2, USDA_Rmic, whole genome shotgun sequence genome contains the following:
- the LOC142775935 gene encoding uncharacterized protein LOC142775935 encodes MPGIPRPCSPRRKSRSASAERGKGSRLVQAANKPQHAATTGPVLVYQVAKPASRESSGHGPVIVYQYPRVPDSPPNSPTRTTSRSSRSGRANASPRTPPSPPRPPTPPPRRTPVSPTEEQPEPKSCCIMDRIEKKYQESSSELDGQHLYIVLCFQSAIATLLFLLFLCVPVAMITVGALNLSNCRLSYAIPLCLTVAGCAYLLIPLLSAALDWNASNSYCPVMISVLVVVAMGASTTGSVFVFSGMWPSGKPDDPRYCHPAVYYFSFVMWSTFILFIPVMLVVSVVVFRKYGRHNVHAATMPSSRY; translated from the exons ATGCCAGGGATTCCTCGGCCGTGTTCGCCGCGACGCAAGTCGCGATCAGCGTCGGCGGAACGAGGAAAGGGATCTCGACTCGTGCAAGCCGCCAACAAGCCCCAGCATGCCGCCACCACTGGTCCCGTGCTCGTGTACCAGGTGGCGAAGCCCGCTAGCAGAGAGTCGTCGGGTCACGGACCGGTGATCGTGTACCAGTACCCGCGAGTACCCGACAGCCCGCCCAATTCGCCGACGCGAACGACCAGCAG GTCTTCGCGAAGCGGCCGCGCAAACGCTTCTCCTCGCACTCCTCCATCGCCGCCGAGACCTCCGACGCCGCCGCCACGAAGAACGCCCGTCTCTCCGACCGAGGAGCAGCCGGAGCCGAAGTCATGCTGCATCATGGACCGCATCGAGAAGAAGTACCAGGAGTCGTCGAGCGAGCTGGACGGGCAGCACCTGTACATCGTGCTCTGCTTCCAGTCGGCCATTGCCACGCTGCTCTTCCTGCTGTTCCTGTGCGTGCCGGTCGCCATGATCACGGTGGGCGCGCTCAACCTGTCCAACTGCCGGCTGAGCTACGCGATACCGCTCTGCTTGACCGTGGCCGGCTGCGCTTACCTGCTCATACCGCTGctcagcgccgcgctcgactggAACGCCAGCAACAGCTACTGCCCGGTCATGATATCAGTGCTCGTTGTGGTGGCCATGGGAGCCTCTACCACGGGCTCCGTGTTCGTGTTTTCGGGCATGTGGCCTTCGGGGAAGCCGGACGACCCCCGGTACTGCCACCCGGCCGTCTACTATTTCTCGTTTGTCATGTGGTCCACTTTCATCCTGTTCATACCCGTCATGCTTGTCGTCTCCGTAGTGGTGTTCCGGAAGTACGGCAGGCACAACGTCCACGCGGCCACAATGCCGTCGTCTAGATATTGA